A window of the Oscillospiraceae bacterium NTUH-002-81 genome harbors these coding sequences:
- a CDS encoding ethanolamine utilization protein EutH codes for MGANQILLWIMGISALIGGIDRITGNHLKLGSAFDEGFQALGELALGMTGMLCLAPVLAGFLAPALRPVFHLFGLDPSLVGILIANDMGGYALAMELCESEAAGLYSGLFVASMLGCTLVFTIPVAFHILREEDKEVFSFGLLIGFITIPFGSLVGGLLAGFPMGMLLRNSVPVLLLSLLLVICLKFFYHQTIRCCLFVGKLITALTYIGLIAAAFEYLTGVTLIPGMSPIMDAMATVSACGITLLGTFPFLHLLIALLKRPLGQLARLLSIDEESVSGLVFSLANSVPVYKNMKNMSKKGIVLNTAWLVCATAALGDHLAFTASVQPDYLLAVSVGKIAGGLLGVVLACRFYKS; via the coding sequence ATGGGTGCAAATCAGATATTGTTATGGATCATGGGGATTTCCGCGCTGATCGGCGGCATCGACCGTATCACCGGAAATCATCTGAAGCTGGGAAGTGCCTTCGATGAGGGCTTTCAGGCACTAGGCGAGCTGGCGCTGGGCATGACCGGCATGCTCTGCCTGGCACCGGTGCTGGCCGGATTTCTGGCCCCGGCACTGCGTCCTGTCTTTCATCTGTTCGGTCTGGATCCGTCTCTGGTGGGGATCCTCATCGCCAACGACATGGGCGGCTATGCCCTGGCCATGGAGCTGTGCGAGTCCGAGGCCGCCGGTCTGTATTCCGGCCTTTTCGTGGCATCCATGCTGGGCTGCACGCTGGTTTTCACCATTCCTGTGGCCTTTCATATTTTGCGCGAGGAAGATAAAGAGGTATTCTCCTTCGGATTGCTGATCGGGTTCATCACCATTCCCTTCGGAAGCCTGGTGGGCGGCCTGCTGGCCGGTTTTCCCATGGGCATGCTCCTTCGCAACTCCGTGCCGGTGCTTCTGCTGTCCCTGCTGCTGGTGATCTGCCTGAAATTTTTCTATCACCAGACCATCCGCTGCTGCCTGTTTGTGGGCAAACTGATCACCGCCCTGACGTATATCGGCCTCATTGCAGCAGCCTTTGAATATCTCACCGGCGTCACCCTGATCCCCGGCATGTCCCCCATCATGGATGCCATGGCCACCGTGTCCGCCTGCGGCATCACATTGCTTGGAACCTTCCCCTTCCTGCATCTGCTGATCGCCCTTTTAAAACGGCCCCTGGGGCAGTTGGCCCGACTGCTGTCCATCGATGAGGAAAGTGTCTCCGGTCTGGTGTTTTCTCTGGCCAACTCCGTGCCGGTGTATAAAAATATGAAAAACATGTCCAAAAAGGGGATTGTGCTCAACACCGCCTGGCTGGTGTGCGCCACCGCGGCCCTGGGCGATCATCTGGCTTTCACCGCCAGCGTGCAGCCCGATTACCTGCTGGCTGTGTCGGTAGGGAAGATTGCCGGGGGACTGCTGGGTGTGGTGTTGGCTTGCAGATTTTATAAATCATGA
- the ilvD gene encoding dihydroxy-acid dehydratase yields MEFTQKYFEGNSAAHARAVYKGSGYDPTELNRRPHIGIANTFSENSPGHAHLRQLANAIKEGIWQAGGIPFEFGVPSTCAEVAIGSETMCMDLAMRDLVAGGIEVVSSIQHFDGLVLLSGCDNIVPGTLLAAARLNIPTICCTGGPMLAGCLNSQQFMLCDVTEFCYGKASKGEATPEEVLAAETSACPTMGACPNMGTANTMQILTEALGMTFPGAATIPAVYTDKILSCRAMGRRIVQMVFEDLKPSDIITKEALENAVCMDLAIGGSTNAPMHLIALANELGIELSLDDFERFNRITPCIVNIKPSGKYTVDTLHYLGGVPAIFKQMEHQIHTECLNVSGQTLAEILEKAPSKSNDIIRSQKNPISPDGGLAILKGNLSPVGAVIRSSTVLPQMHHFIGKAKVYQSDREAHQAIIREEVKPGDVVVVRYVGPVGAPGMVEVMEATEGIVNLGLDDSVALITDGRFSGFCHGPIVGHVSPEAAVGGPIALIEEGDLIEIDIDNRKLELKVPEEVLEERRKHLVLPEPRIKKGFMRTYADNCLPPERGAAMQNWLKEKK; encoded by the coding sequence ATGGAGTTTACACAGAAATATTTCGAGGGTAACAGCGCAGCCCACGCAAGAGCGGTATACAAGGGCAGCGGCTATGATCCCACAGAGCTGAACCGGCGTCCGCACATCGGCATTGCCAATACATTCAGTGAGAATTCTCCGGGACACGCACACCTGCGTCAGCTGGCCAATGCCATCAAGGAGGGCATCTGGCAGGCAGGCGGTATTCCCTTTGAGTTCGGTGTTCCCTCTACGTGCGCGGAGGTTGCCATCGGCAGCGAGACCATGTGTATGGACCTTGCCATGAGAGATCTGGTGGCAGGCGGCATCGAGGTGGTCAGCAGCATTCAGCATTTTGACGGCCTGGTTCTGTTGTCCGGCTGTGATAACATCGTTCCGGGAACTTTGCTGGCAGCTGCCAGACTGAACATTCCCACCATCTGCTGTACCGGCGGCCCCATGCTGGCAGGATGCCTGAATTCTCAGCAGTTCATGCTCTGTGATGTGACCGAGTTCTGCTACGGCAAGGCTTCCAAGGGAGAGGCAACACCGGAAGAGGTGCTGGCAGCAGAGACAAGCGCATGTCCCACCATGGGTGCCTGCCCGAATATGGGAACGGCCAACACCATGCAGATCCTGACAGAGGCACTGGGCATGACCTTCCCCGGCGCAGCGACGATCCCGGCTGTTTACACCGATAAGATCCTGAGCTGTCGTGCTATGGGACGCAGAATCGTACAGATGGTATTTGAGGATCTGAAGCCCTCCGATATCATCACCAAAGAGGCACTGGAAAATGCAGTCTGCATGGATCTGGCCATCGGCGGAAGCACCAACGCTCCCATGCATCTGATCGCCCTTGCCAACGAGCTGGGTATCGAACTGTCCCTGGATGATTTTGAACGGTTCAACCGAATCACACCCTGTATCGTCAATATCAAGCCCAGCGGCAAATATACTGTGGATACGCTGCATTATCTGGGCGGCGTGCCTGCCATCTTCAAGCAGATGGAGCATCAGATCCACACCGAGTGCCTGAACGTATCCGGCCAGACACTGGCGGAGATTCTGGAAAAAGCACCTTCCAAGTCCAATGATATCATCAGAAGCCAGAAGAACCCCATCTCTCCGGACGGCGGTCTGGCGATCCTGAAAGGAAATCTGTCTCCGGTGGGCGCCGTGATCCGTTCTTCGACGGTTCTGCCGCAGATGCATCACTTCATCGGTAAGGCAAAGGTATACCAGAGCGACAGAGAGGCTCATCAGGCTATTATCCGCGAGGAAGTAAAACCGGGCGACGTAGTCGTTGTCCGCTATGTGGGACCGGTAGGCGCACCTGGTATGGTTGAGGTTATGGAAGCTACCGAGGGTATTGTAAATTTAGGCCTGGACGACAGCGTGGCACTGATCACAGACGGCCGTTTCTCCGGATTCTGCCATGGCCCTATCGTCGGACATGTATCCCCGGAGGCTGCTGTGGGCGGACCCATCGCACTCATCGAAGAGGGAGACCTGATCGAGATCGACATCGACAACCGGAAGCTGGAGCTGAAAGTGCCGGAGGAAGTGCTGGAAGAGAGAAGAAAACATCTGGTACTGCCGGAACCCCGCATCAAGAAAGGCTTCATGCGTACATACGCAGACAACTGCCTGCCGCCGGAAAGAGGCGCAGCAATGCAGAACTGGCTGAAAGAGAAGAAATAA
- a CDS encoding tautomerase family protein — MPHITVEMLPGRTPEVKKAIAKEVMERVAPLAKVPADSITVTIHDIAKEDWNQVVEERNHKDEEHLYTYESVK, encoded by the coding sequence ATGCCCCATATTACCGTAGAGATGCTTCCGGGACGCACCCCGGAGGTGAAGAAAGCCATTGCAAAAGAAGTGATGGAGCGGGTAGCACCCCTGGCGAAAGTGCCTGCGGACAGCATTACCGTGACCATCCACGACATTGCGAAGGAAGACTGGAATCAGGTAGTGGAAGAACGGAACCATAAGGATGAGGAACATCTTTACACCTACGAGTCCGTCAAGTAA
- a CDS encoding AraC family transcriptional regulator, whose product MAAIFWSHANSYVGDYSIVRRTPHKEFTEGYHYHDFYEAQFYFNNDPETKDEPLGTIMLGDEMYKPKNGDVFLINMFDSHYIQMDNKKHYDRYCVSISPTLMLFICSEHSNLFNIYNKSNRNYPLMHMTEHQQQLFLQMYHDFEVRLKDMEHGKRFLEQSLLFGIIAQLYDIYYTETQIAPTDSLHMSTLTTLVRYIDEHIAEDLSLKQLSEVTNFSTYHLCRIFKKNTGTTLNKYIVSKRIENAKLLLAGDASIQTISKEVGFNNYNHFYRCFRQIVGINPADYREILLTQGDEALIQLQATGVIKRPADTDVLNEEDEDFGDENLDDEP is encoded by the coding sequence ATGGCAGCGATATTCTGGTCACACGCCAACAGCTATGTAGGTGACTATTCCATCGTCAGAAGAACACCACATAAAGAATTTACCGAAGGGTATCATTATCACGACTTTTATGAAGCACAGTTCTATTTTAATAACGACCCGGAAACAAAGGACGAGCCTCTGGGCACCATCATGCTGGGAGACGAGATGTACAAGCCCAAGAACGGGGATGTCTTCCTGATCAACATGTTCGACTCGCATTATATTCAGATGGACAACAAAAAACATTATGACCGTTACTGCGTTTCCATCTCCCCGACGCTGATGCTGTTCATCTGCTCGGAGCATTCCAATCTGTTCAATATTTATAATAAGAGCAATCGGAACTATCCGCTGATGCACATGACCGAGCACCAGCAGCAGCTATTCCTGCAGATGTACCATGATTTCGAGGTGCGTTTAAAGGATATGGAGCACGGCAAGCGCTTCCTGGAGCAGTCTCTGCTGTTCGGCATCATCGCTCAGCTGTATGACATCTATTATACGGAGACGCAGATCGCGCCCACCGATTCTCTGCACATGTCCACGCTGACAACGCTTGTCCGCTACATCGACGAGCACATTGCCGAGGATCTGTCGCTGAAACAGCTGTCCGAGGTGACCAATTTCAGCACGTACCATCTGTGCCGGATCTTCAAGAAAAATACCGGTACGACGCTGAACAAATATATCGTTTCCAAGCGGATTGAGAATGCCAAGCTGCTGCTGGCCGGGGATGCTTCCATCCAGACCATCAGCAAGGAAGTCGGTTTCAACAACTACAACCATTTCTACCGCTGCTTCCGCCAGATCGTCGGTATCAACCCAGCAGACTACCGGGAGATTCTGCTGACCCAGGGCGACGAAGCGCTCATCCAGCTCCAGGCCACCGGCGTCATCAAGCGGCCTGCGGATACCGATGTCCTCAATGAGGAGGATGAAGATTTCGGAGACGAGAATTTGGATGATGAGCCCTAA
- a CDS encoding dihydrodipicolinate synthase family protein — translation MKKSIVFKGVYPALITPFKADGSMDLEGLKANVKYYMSVGCAGVAFSGSSGEHAFLTREERIAGIKACKEVIGDGKIIAGAGAQTTAATKELVQDAKDAGADAALVLSPIGNTDNDGMVAHFTELAKVGIPMVLYNHPAATGINIDLELFERLIAIPEVVGMKETSGSLPLAASILRKYSADDITLFTGCDDLTLPAFCVGFQAIILATANVAPKQVIEMMNLVNEGKIKEAQKIYWNLAPLTATIGDENKFPALLKKAVELLGMPAGDPRMPVLPATAEETARVEEGLKIAGLK, via the coding sequence ATGAAGAAATCAATCGTATTTAAGGGAGTATATCCTGCACTGATCACACCTTTCAAGGCTGACGGCAGCATGGATCTGGAAGGCTTAAAGGCTAACGTAAAATACTACATGAGCGTTGGCTGCGCAGGTGTTGCATTCAGTGGTTCTTCAGGAGAGCATGCATTCCTGACAAGAGAAGAGCGTATCGCTGGTATCAAGGCTTGTAAGGAAGTCATCGGCGACGGCAAGATCATTGCTGGTGCCGGCGCACAGACAACAGCAGCTACCAAGGAGCTCGTTCAGGATGCAAAGGATGCAGGCGCAGATGCAGCACTGGTTCTTTCCCCGATCGGCAACACAGACAACGATGGTATGGTTGCTCACTTTACAGAGCTGGCAAAGGTTGGTATCCCGATGGTTCTTTACAATCATCCGGCTGCAACAGGCATCAACATTGACTTAGAGCTGTTTGAGCGCCTGATCGCTATCCCTGAGGTAGTTGGTATGAAGGAGACATCCGGAAGCCTTCCGCTTGCAGCAAGCATCTTAAGAAAATACAGCGCAGATGACATCACCCTGTTCACAGGCTGCGACGACCTGACACTTCCTGCATTCTGCGTAGGATTCCAGGCAATCATCCTTGCAACCGCTAACGTTGCACCGAAGCAGGTAATCGAGATGATGAACCTTGTAAACGAGGGCAAGATCAAAGAAGCACAGAAGATCTACTGGAACCTGGCTCCTCTGACAGCTACCATCGGCGACGAGAACAAGTTCCCGGCACTTCTGAAGAAGGCTGTTGAGCTGCTCGGCATGCCTGCTGGCGATCCGAGAATGCCTGTTCTTCCGGCTACCGCTGAGGAGACCGCAAGAGTAGAAGAGGGTCTCAAGATCGCAGGCCTGAAATAA
- a CDS encoding flavin reductase family protein, which yields MGKDYMNAITQGVYVIGAKNGEKKNLMTAAWLTQISSRPNQILVAVSAGHYTAEMLQNNAHFTISVLAKGQEEVAKACGFVSGRNAEKTELVACIYDEKDCPIVKDSAAYMICEVNKVYQLGDHVLFAAEVLDGENSGKEPMVYHKADFFG from the coding sequence ATGGGAAAAGATTATATGAATGCGATCACACAGGGGGTTTATGTGATCGGAGCGAAAAACGGTGAGAAGAAGAACCTGATGACAGCTGCATGGCTGACACAGATTTCCTCCAGACCGAACCAGATCCTGGTGGCTGTCAGCGCCGGACACTATACAGCAGAGATGCTGCAGAACAATGCACATTTCACCATTTCCGTTCTGGCAAAGGGCCAGGAGGAGGTTGCCAAGGCCTGCGGTTTTGTATCTGGAAGAAATGCAGAGAAGACAGAGCTGGTAGCGTGCATCTATGACGAGAAGGACTGCCCGATCGTGAAGGATTCCGCTGCATACATGATCTGCGAAGTGAACAAGGTTTACCAGCTGGGTGATCACGTACTGTTTGCGGCAGAGGTGCTGGACGGCGAGAACAGCGGCAAGGAGCCGATGGTATATCACAAGGCAGACTTTTTCGGTTAA
- a CDS encoding cupin domain-containing protein: protein MKVIRKLDSRVFLDGPEVCREYVVTPKITFGSSTLQPGQTGGIDPGHPNGHEVFFVSRGTVLMHNTATDEYYELHEQDIILVYEGEPHELTNIGTEPAVITWSCAPRTD, encoded by the coding sequence ATGAAAGTAATCAGAAAACTGGACAGCAGAGTGTTCCTGGACGGCCCTGAGGTATGCAGAGAATATGTGGTGACACCGAAGATTACCTTTGGTTCCTCTACCCTGCAGCCGGGACAGACCGGCGGCATTGACCCGGGACATCCCAACGGCCATGAAGTATTTTTCGTCAGCCGCGGCACCGTGCTCATGCACAACACGGCAACCGATGAATACTATGAGCTGCATGAGCAGGATATCATTCTCGTATATGAGGGAGAGCCTCATGAGCTGACCAACATCGGCACAGAGCCGGCAGTCATCACATGGAGCTGCGCACCGAGAACCGACTGA
- a CDS encoding flavodoxin family protein, with protein MKVLLINGSPNEKGCTWRALKEVADTLEKEGVESEILHIGKKPIGGCIGCGGCSKNNGRCVFNNDPVNEVLDKMETADGLIVGSPVYFASPNGALISLMDRIFMAGGNFRFKPAACVASARRGGTTATLEVMNKYFLMSEMPIVSANYCNMVHGHEAAEVEKDEEGLQIMRTLGRNMAFMLKCLKAGADAGVAKPEKEAKIKTSYIR; from the coding sequence ATGAAAGTATTGCTGATTAACGGAAGCCCGAATGAAAAGGGATGTACATGGAGAGCACTGAAGGAAGTGGCTGACACACTGGAAAAAGAAGGCGTGGAGTCTGAGATCCTTCATATTGGAAAGAAGCCCATCGGCGGATGTATTGGCTGCGGCGGATGTTCCAAGAACAACGGACGCTGCGTATTTAACAACGATCCGGTCAATGAGGTGCTGGACAAGATGGAGACTGCGGACGGCCTCATCGTCGGCTCTCCGGTTTACTTTGCATCTCCCAACGGCGCCCTGATCTCTCTCATGGACAGAATCTTTATGGCAGGCGGCAATTTCCGCTTCAAACCCGCAGCCTGTGTTGCTTCTGCAAGAAGAGGAGGAACGACAGCAACACTTGAAGTCATGAACAAGTACTTCCTGATGTCTGAGATGCCCATCGTTTCTGCCAACTATTGCAACATGGTACACGGCCATGAGGCAGCAGAGGTAGAGAAGGACGAGGAAGGCTTACAGATCATGCGCACCCTTGGAAGAAACATGGCATTTATGCTCAAATGTCTCAAGGCAGGCGCAGATGCAGGCGTTGCAAAACCGGAGAAAGAGGCAAAGATCAAGACCAGCTATATCAGATAA
- a CDS encoding YbhB/YbcL family Raf kinase inhibitor-like protein — protein sequence MGLILKSDAFVNGAIAGKYGKESSDVQEGIPQLSFPISWEGAPEGTKSYALVFIDYDNVIGEGFIWLHWLAANIPASANGLAEDASRNDKSFIQGKNTWAFQLGLDNPVCNRFGGPAPEDRPHEYELQLFALSEVLDLKDGYYYNEFLKEIRGKVLDTAVIRGVYNN from the coding sequence ATGGGCTTAATTTTAAAATCCGATGCATTTGTAAACGGCGCGATCGCCGGAAAATACGGCAAGGAATCTTCTGACGTGCAGGAGGGCATCCCGCAGCTGTCCTTCCCCATCAGCTGGGAAGGTGCGCCGGAAGGAACCAAATCCTACGCACTGGTATTCATTGATTATGACAACGTCATCGGCGAGGGCTTTATCTGGCTCCACTGGCTGGCAGCAAACATCCCGGCATCCGCAAACGGACTGGCTGAGGATGCTTCCAGAAATGACAAATCCTTTATCCAGGGCAAGAATACCTGGGCATTCCAGCTGGGACTGGACAATCCGGTATGCAACCGTTTCGGCGGCCCGGCTCCGGAGGATCGTCCGCACGAGTATGAGCTGCAGCTGTTCGCGCTGAGCGAGGTGCTGGACTTAAAGGATGGCTATTACTATAACGAATTCTTAAAAGAGATCCGCGGTAAGGTTCTGGATACCGCAGTGATCCGCGGCGTATACAACAACTAA
- a CDS encoding FGGY family carbohydrate kinase, giving the protein MGKYILGIDLGTTSLKAAVYDHSGTKQADAVIEYSLLTPQANFVEVPCEVYMDTIKESMQKLRDKGVDTTEISVVGFSVQGETLMLLDEAGKPLDNAVVWMDNRGGKQAEELRAKFGDELCYQITGQVSFEANWPAAKLLWYKQNRPDIFEKTRHFLLLEDYVIYLLTGKFVAEGSLLTSTEYWDIRTKKYWPEMLEYIGIKEEYLPEVRESGEAIGTVLPEMAEALGIAKDAVITTGCLDQAAGAIGVGNIRPGIFSENIGSALAICVPTKKLTYDPNRQMPVHYFATPDTYMMHTFTTGGMCLRWFRDVFCQDEISMQELTDIDAYDLLNKEVDRTPAGADGLIMLPHLQGSLAPDVNLNAKGVFYGMTLQHKKPHFARAIMESLGYLICRNLEAIEAMGLEVKEIRTMGGGSKSDTWNQIKADITGKTLNVTYSSQDTACLGAAILAGKAAGIFDDITSAVDSMVKIRKSFVPNPDNRHVYDRQYLKFKMLFNSLTELFDEDAKDNE; this is encoded by the coding sequence ATGGGTAAATACATATTAGGAATTGATCTGGGGACAACTTCCCTGAAAGCCGCTGTTTATGACCATTCCGGTACCAAACAGGCGGATGCGGTGATCGAGTATTCCCTGCTCACACCTCAGGCAAATTTTGTCGAGGTTCCCTGTGAGGTTTACATGGATACGATCAAGGAAAGCATGCAGAAGCTGCGCGACAAGGGCGTAGACACGACAGAGATCTCTGTTGTGGGCTTCTCCGTACAGGGAGAGACACTGATGTTGCTGGACGAGGCTGGCAAACCGCTGGACAACGCAGTCGTATGGATGGACAACAGAGGAGGCAAGCAGGCAGAGGAACTCAGAGCAAAATTCGGAGATGAGCTTTGCTATCAGATTACGGGACAGGTAAGCTTCGAGGCAAACTGGCCGGCAGCCAAGCTGCTCTGGTACAAGCAGAACCGCCCGGACATTTTCGAGAAGACGAGACATTTCCTTCTTCTGGAAGACTATGTGATTTATCTGCTGACCGGAAAGTTCGTGGCAGAAGGTTCCCTTCTGACCTCTACGGAGTACTGGGATATCCGGACCAAGAAATACTGGCCGGAGATGCTGGAATATATTGGAATCAAGGAAGAATATCTTCCGGAAGTGCGTGAATCCGGCGAAGCCATCGGTACCGTACTGCCCGAGATGGCAGAGGCACTGGGCATTGCAAAGGATGCCGTGATCACCACAGGCTGCCTGGATCAGGCAGCAGGAGCCATCGGTGTCGGAAACATCCGTCCGGGTATTTTCTCTGAAAATATCGGTTCTGCGCTGGCCATCTGTGTGCCGACGAAGAAGCTCACCTACGATCCCAACCGACAGATGCCGGTGCACTATTTTGCAACACCGGACACCTACATGATGCATACCTTCACCACCGGCGGCATGTGCCTGCGCTGGTTCAGGGATGTGTTCTGCCAGGATGAGATCAGCATGCAGGAGTTGACGGATATTGACGCTTACGATCTGCTGAACAAAGAAGTAGACCGCACACCCGCAGGCGCAGACGGCCTCATCATGCTGCCGCATCTGCAGGGATCTCTGGCACCTGATGTAAACTTGAATGCAAAGGGCGTTTTCTATGGAATGACCCTTCAGCATAAAAAACCGCACTTTGCCCGTGCGATCATGGAGAGCCTTGGCTACCTGATCTGCCGGAACCTGGAAGCCATCGAGGCAATGGGACTGGAAGTGAAGGAGATCCGTACCATGGGCGGCGGTTCCAAGTCCGATACATGGAATCAGATCAAAGCAGACATCACAGGAAAGACACTGAACGTGACTTATTCCTCTCAGGATACCGCATGCCTGGGCGCTGCGATCCTGGCCGGAAAGGCTGCCGGAATCTTCGACGATATCACATCTGCCGTAGATTCTATGGTAAAGATCAGAAAGAGCTTTGTTCCGAATCCGGACAACCGTCATGTATATGACAGACAGTATCTGAAATTCAAGATGCTCTTCAATTCTCTCACCGAGCTGTTCGATGAGGATGCGAAGGACAATGAGTAA
- a CDS encoding SH3 domain-containing protein — protein sequence MRKNTAWKRVLCAACAVLTAGVMTLQTGFVSLAYPSSGTINDTGVNIRSTSDSSSSDNVMKKSETGMEVSVLGEETGSDGNTWLKVSYNDNGTERIGYIRSDYVDIAGDTNGGDGQEVPADGTDGADGTQAETTTSVTNGDKNPDGLTPIEGLDDGLSCYLDVDQAHFYINQSFTDDMIPDGFYRTEVDYRNNQIQVVKSYDIELYLVYLTSYDDQTTSDWYVYDAEAQGFSYCIKLQTMQGKYLYMLDTFGAGQMDFGYEETTLEIDGKKVQAWQLTLSAEEDLTGENHNFYYVFGINQDGDKGLYSYYAKDGTYQRNILTGLEIVDDQYLSTEENTKLLESQVKELKQKYTDDMSKRFTIICVLIVVCVLLLFVSIHMALKARRLSADVDDDEDDEDDEIAVSREEKKEKGRGRKLFGRKRDEDDEDEEDDDDILARTVSGQQNPAAAENTRKPAENAAYGQQPEAATARGGYAQTETVVYGQPAAQADMDAAGVQQTAAESQDIDITPEDIEEFNNDRIPVTSFEETASHSYEDDEEEDDYDYEEDDEEEDEDDEEEVRPRRRGFFFGRHRDDEDDEDEDDEDEDEDDDEDDEEEVRPRRRGFFFGRRRDDDDEDDEDEDEEEDDEDDYDEDEDEDDDEDDEEEVRPRRRGFFFGRRRDDDDEDDEDEDEDDEDDEDDEDDEEEEKMSWSRSRQAARARERQTSREEKANKQSRAADYAEKTVAAKRSSRAPEPVYGADDDFDLEFIDLDDDDL from the coding sequence GTGAGAAAGAATACAGCATGGAAGAGAGTGCTCTGCGCAGCCTGTGCAGTGCTGACGGCGGGCGTGATGACTCTTCAGACGGGATTTGTCAGTCTGGCATATCCCAGCAGCGGAACGATCAATGATACAGGAGTGAATATCCGGTCCACATCGGATTCCAGCAGCTCAGATAACGTGATGAAGAAGTCTGAGACGGGCATGGAGGTGTCCGTTCTGGGAGAGGAGACCGGCAGCGACGGCAATACGTGGCTGAAGGTATCCTACAACGACAACGGCACGGAGCGGATCGGCTATATCCGTTCAGATTATGTGGATATTGCCGGGGATACCAATGGCGGTGACGGGCAGGAGGTGCCTGCAGATGGTACCGACGGAGCAGATGGCACACAGGCGGAGACGACTACTTCTGTCACCAACGGCGATAAGAATCCCGACGGTCTGACACCCATTGAGGGGCTGGACGACGGCCTGTCCTGCTATCTGGACGTTGACCAGGCACATTTTTATATCAATCAGAGCTTTACCGATGATATGATCCCGGACGGCTTCTACCGCACGGAGGTAGACTACCGGAACAACCAGATCCAGGTGGTGAAGTCTTATGATATCGAGCTTTATCTCGTGTATCTGACCAGCTATGATGACCAGACCACCTCTGACTGGTATGTGTATGACGCAGAGGCTCAGGGCTTCTCCTACTGCATCAAACTGCAGACCATGCAGGGCAAATACCTGTATATGCTGGATACCTTCGGTGCCGGCCAGATGGATTTCGGCTACGAGGAGACCACACTGGAGATCGACGGCAAGAAGGTACAGGCATGGCAGCTGACCCTGTCCGCCGAGGAAGACCTGACCGGAGAAAACCATAACTTCTATTATGTATTCGGTATCAACCAGGACGGCGACAAGGGGCTGTACTCCTACTATGCCAAGGACGGCACTTACCAGAGAAATATTCTCACCGGCCTGGAGATCGTGGATGACCAGTACCTTTCCACAGAGGAGAACACGAAGCTGCTGGAGTCTCAGGTAAAGGAGCTCAAGCAGAAATACACCGATGATATGTCCAAGCGCTTCACCATCATCTGTGTGCTTATCGTTGTTTGCGTGCTGCTGCTGTTTGTTTCCATTCATATGGCACTGAAAGCCCGCAGACTGTCCGCAGATGTGGATGACGACGAGGACGATGAGGACGACGAGATCGCTGTGAGCCGGGAGGAGAAGAAAGAAAAAGGCCGCGGCCGGAAGCTGTTTGGCAGAAAACGCGACGAAGACGACGAGGATGAGGAAGATGACGACGACATTCTCGCCAGAACCGTATCCGGACAGCAGAATCCGGCTGCTGCAGAAAATACCCGGAAGCCTGCAGAAAATGCCGCTTACGGCCAGCAGCCCGAGGCTGCGACAGCGCGTGGCGGTTATGCCCAGACAGAGACGGTTGTCTATGGACAGCCTGCAGCGCAGGCGGATATGGATGCCGCAGGTGTACAGCAGACCGCTGCAGAGAGCCAGGATATTGATATTACCCCGGAAGATATTGAAGAGTTCAACAACGACCGGATTCCGGTGACATCCTTTGAGGAAACTGCTTCCCACAGCTATGAAGATGATGAGGAAGAGGATGATTACGATTATGAAGAGGACGACGAAGAAGAGGATGAGGATGACGAGGAAGAAGTAAGACCGAGACGCCGCGGATTTTTCTTTGGCCGCCATCGTGATGATGAAGACGATGAGGATGAAGACGACGAGGACGAAGACGAAGATGATGACGAGGACGATGAGGAAGAAGTAAGACCGAGACGCCGCGGATTTTTCTTTGGCCGCCGCCGTGATGATGACGATGAAGATGATGAGGATGAAGACGAAGAGGAAGATGACGAGGACGATTACGACGAGGACGAAGACGAAGATGATGACGAGGACGATGAGGAAGAAGTAAGACCGAGACGCCGCGGATTTTTCTTTGGCCGCCGCCGTGATGACGACGATGAAGATGATGAGGATGAAGACGAAGACGACGAGGATGACGAGGACGACGAGGACGACGAAGAAGAGGAAAAGATGAGCTGGTCCCGTTCCCGGCAGGCAGCTCGCGCAAGAGAGCGTCAGACATCCAGAGAGGAAAAGGCGAATAAGCAGTCCAGAGCTGCGGATTACGCCGAGAAGACCGTTGCAGCCAAGCGCAGCTCCCGGGCACCGGAGCCGGTCTATGGCGCGGATGACGACTTTGATCTGGAGTTCATCGACCTGGACGATGACGATCTGTAA